The window CGTTCACAGCCCGTTTGGTTAGCAAGCAGTGCAAGTGACCTGGGAGGCAGCTCTCCTCCTGGGAATGCTGCTGGAGTGCTGCAGCACgagggctgtgcagcactgccgGAGCTTGCTGGCCACGGCAGCATGCGCTGCTTTTGGCTGAAAGTGCTCAGTCATACAAACATAGActcatataatcacagaatggtttgagttggaagggacctttaaaggtcacctagtccaactcccctgcaatgaacagggacacctacagctaggtcagggagctcagagccctgttcagCCTCACCTTCGGTGTCTCCGgggacaggacatccaccatctctctgggcaacctgtgcctgtgcctcactacccttactgtaaacaactttctccttatatccagtctaaatctctcaGCGGAACAGCAACTGACATCCCTCCCTCTCCATGTTTTGACAGAGCCCATCCCTTGccattccctctcctttctaaaagcagtgtttctgtgCGTCCCGCACTATGTCGGAGATTTCTGGAACAGCGTTTTGTCTTCCTTCAGCCATTTGTGCTTGGTAACACCTTGGTCCTGGCCTTTAAGCCCCATGCTTGCTGATCTGTTCACTTCAAACACAGTAAAGGTGGTTTCAACAGGGAGACAAATCCCCTCCTgcgagcagcagcaggtgaggCTTGTGGGCCTGGCGGGGTGCCAGGATGCCGCTTTTTCTCCTCAGTCCATGCTGAAGATCCAAGGAGCAACAcgaagggaagaggaagacgTACAACTCTACCACTTTGCATAGAAGTCCTGTTTGTAATGCAGTAGCAAAACCCTGCTGCCAGGGTTTGATGGCTCGCTCAGACTGTAAGAACCTTCCTACAAGGCACACAGATCCTGTCACAGCAGGGAGGGCTCAGAAACTGCCGATTCACCTGTAAAATGCTCTGATCCCTGAAACTCTCTAAGGCCATGTTTTGCCATCTGCTAGCCCAATGACGGCCCACAAGGGCCCAGCTCCTCATCTGTGCAGTACAGGGAGGCAGGGACCATCAGTGGGTCCAACATAGACCTCCAAGCAGCCTGCATGGAGGCTGCAGGTGAGGCCCGTAaatgtgtcagcttcatcaagCTCCCatttcatagaatgatagaatggtttgggttggaagggactctaaAGCCACCAAGacccaacccctgccgtgggcagggctgccccccgccagctcaggctgcccagggccccatccagcctagccttgagcacccccagggatggggcaccacagcttctctggacagctgtgccagcgccttACTACTCTATTTCTCATCCCATTTCTCACTTGCGGAAGGACAACCTGACCCTGGGAGCTGGGTCTGCCACCAGCTGCAGTATGAAGGGTGCACATAGCCTGTGCTTGTCATACAGTCTGTGAGAACGTGTCTGGCTTTCCTGCggagcagtgctgtacagtgTTTTATAGGTGACATCACTCATCATAAGGACCTGAACACGCTTTGTTACTTGACAGATAGTCGATGAATGGCCAACTAGATAAAACTAGTGAGATATACGTATGTCTTCCCCTATTGCAAATGAGCTGGCACATAGAGTCATGTTTTACTCATGGGAGTAAGATCTTTGCCATGCCGTATTATATCGCCTTTGCTAATATTTGATTCATTCAGCCTTCGTCTGATGGTTAAAACTAAATGTGAGCTCCACCTTTTTCAGTGCCGCcaactcattattttttttattgccattATTACCAAATCTGTGGTTTCCTACAGCACCACTGGCGCCTGAACTGGTGTGATTCTTTTTCAAGAACCTCAGTTTtcactgcaaaaagaaacatctgGTCACACGGTGTGGAGGAAGGCCTGAGACGGCTCAGAAACGAAGTGATGAGTGAACTCATTACGTGTTACTGCTTCAAATCCCAGCTCTGATTTGAGCTCCGGACTGCTCTCTAGTttgaaacagtgtttttcaaTGCAGGCTTCACTCTCACACAAAGCTGGCTCACTCTTTTGGTAATTTTTATGGGTTACCTGTgccaaggaaaatgaagagtgaaaaaaaacttttcttggACTGCCATAAATTTCATCACTTTCTCTATGATCTCAGTAATCTTTGTCATGTCCTACCTTTGCAGAGTGCTTTTTTATTCACTTTGAGAGACTGCCtcagtgaaaaagcaaaaggtTTACACGAGAGAAAAGACTGACAGAGCTCTCAGCTTaattcacaaaagaaaacactgtggGCTCTGTAGACACGGGCAGAATTAAACTACTAGGAATGTATTTTAACCAGAAGGAGATGTGGACAGGGAAGGCAAGGAGCTTCCAAGATGGCCCAGGCCTCGGGCCCAGCCCGGGCACCTGGGTCCAGAGATACCTGTCAGTAAACTCATGGCCTTCAGCAGTTAATTCAGGGCTTCAGAGGTTGCTGGAGGCAGCAACCTCCCAGCCAAGGATGGGGGCTGCATGCACTGCCAAGGGAACAGGCTGGCGGATCCTAACAGCTTGAAGAACACATTAGAAATCGTAGCTGGacttcttttccagcagctctaCAATCAGATTTCCTATAAAGATGCTAAGATAATAATTATGGAAGCGATGTATTTTTACAACTAATTTTCCACCTGCCCAAAACGCTGTGGATTGTATCTTCTCCAAACAGTCTTCATGTAAATAACATCTAAAATTGTACAAAGCACAAGGCATCAACTGAGGGGCAACTACCGCTGCTCAAACGTGTGTTGGCAGATACACGTACATGTACACATTTCTGACTATCCTCTTGGTAGCTACAGATAATTGTGAGCTAAGACATTTCCACTCTGAAGTGGAGAAGATTTCCCAATGAATGTGATCTTAATTCTGACCAGCAGCACGGCAAGCCCACCTGGATTTGTTTCACCAAGAGGAACAGAGTCTGGTTTGAGCTGTATTTCTCAGACTGCTACTGGAGGATGTGACATGTGGGCAGCACAAGTCCCTGATGTGGAGCCTGGCCAAGGGCTCTGAAATCCACTTCTCATGATCGGCATGGAGAGGAAGACTTCACTCTTGCTGCTGATCACACATCAGCATGTCCGGCGTCCTTCTCCACAAGCATCATGTCTCTCTGTCCTTACAGCACCTCTTGGAAGGGGGCAGATGATGCAGTGCTCACCCTCACTAAGGACTCCTCCAGCTGAGGCACAGCAGACGGCTCTTACTTCATTGCAAAACCTCTAGAGCTACAAGTTCACATTCCATCATATTCATCAGTGTATCTGCTCCTTGTCCTCTCCCTGAGCAGGAGCGAGGGGGTTCTCCTGTACACCCCAACGTCAAGGCCATTTTTCAAGTCACTTAGTCAGGAAGCCTCTGTGTGGTCACGCTAGCCAGCTGCACTCCTGCAGTACCACCTGGACTCTGGTGGCCAGGCCTCGGTGGCCACACTGTGTGGCAGTCCCTGACCTCTGGGCCCTGCTCTGGAGCGTGACCTCCCCTCGAGAGGCTCTGTCCCCTCAAGCACTGCGCCACAGGAGGCACGACCTGGTGCGATGACCACATGTCTGgaggctgcccctctgcagcatgctgctggcCGTCCTTCTTCCCTGGCTGCGCCCAGATCTCACCTGTGTATCTTAATTCTCATCTGTTTTCGCATAAGATACGTTTTAGCCCTGCAGCATTGTGCTGCTATGACAACAGGCTtgcacttctgctgctttcacacccttgtttttcttgtattagGACTCTTCCCCTCATCTTACAGCCTTGCTCTGAAGACATGACTTCATCCTTTAATTTTTGTAGCAGAATTCATTATTTGTTCTGCTGACAATTCCTTCAGAAGCGCCGTCCGTCAGTGCGGGAGCTATGCAGAGAAGGTGGAGACTACTTATCTACTGCTAGATCTGCAGCTGACTGGCTGCATCCAGGCATTCAGAAGTAGCGAAGTTTTGAAATGCAGGGTCGGGTGCTTAAGCTTGTCAGAGCTGCACCAGACCCAGCCCTCGGTTCTGCTTACAGCCAGCACCGAAACAATAGCTTCAGCATGCCATGCTGGTACAGCAAAGCAATTAGAGATAACACAAACATGGGAACATAAACATAGCTGTTTCCTCCACGAGTTTCCTCACACgtagaaaataaatgaggaaatcCGGGCAGGCTGTGGACAGAGTGTGCAGGCACACAGAGGCACAGACACAGTAATTAAggggcagaggaaggaaaagaaacccaaacaaGTATGAGGTCTGCACAAATTTAGAGTTCAACTGTCTTGTTTTGCAACAATCACAAGTTATGCAGCACTTAAATAAATGTGTCCTTATGCACGAGTATCTAATTTCAGTATTTGCTTGTATGCGCCAATAGGTAGTTAACCAGCTAGCTATATCCACTGATGGCCAGCTCATAGGAAAGAGGTGATGCGTAACCAGAGTCTGCAACTCTGTAGTCAGGACAGGTTTCTTTAAGAAATAAGCCTTCTTCTACAGATTTTCACACAGgcaaactgaaaatacaatCCCTTTCAGTACGGAATGTCACATTTCATTCCCTTTTCATCTGTGCATCTTAAGTAGAGttattggcaaaaaaaaaaccacagtacTGTGTTAATGTAATGAACAATAATCAAAGTGGAAGACAGGatattcttctgaaaaaaaaaaaaaggaagctttcataagaaaaataaattagactGTAGAATAATGCAGTTAACTCACTGTAAATATGGAGGAATGAAGAGGCTCAAAACGATGGGTGTCTCAAATCCTGGCTTAGTCAGGATGTACTTTCAAGGGTTCAAAACACCTGGTTAGGTCTGCATTTCCTGTGAGCCTGCGTGCCCTGAACCTGCCAAGTTTCTAGCTGCAAGTAGGAATATGGCAATGACCTGGTAGGGGGCTGCTCTTACACTCTTTTCAGGCTGGATTCTAGGCTTAGATGAGTTGTAGAGAAATCATATGATCTTCTGAACTTCTGCAGGATGGTGCACACCAAATATCcgaattatttttgtttctgcaaaCACTCGGAAATACAGGGGTAAGAGCAGATCTTCTCCAGTTGGGTGTCAGTGCTTcccatctttctctcttttgacAGAGTGAAATCTTGAGGAAGAAAGAGGCCCTGCACACTGACAGCTAGTGCCTTGTGCACAGCTGTAGAGCACCATTTCATCACTTCCCTCCAGTATCTCTCAGCTTCAGGATCATCTCTTGCCCACCAAGACTCTCCAGAGGCTTTAGTTGGATCATCTATTCAAGGCCAGAGAATCAGGACAGgtttagttttctttccttcctcccttctccagATGACCACACCACCTGGAAACGTGATGGACGGCAGGCACAAAAACAGTTCAAGCATTTATGGGGAGAGTTATGGGAATTACTGATGGAGATTTACTCCATTTAATCAAAACTATTCTAAGAAGGCAGCCACATGCTTCCCTGCCAATGAGCAGCGGAGTCTTGCACGGATCAGCTAGCACACCCAACAAGGCCAACCGGCACACCTGGGCTGGGAAGCTCCTGCTTGGGGCACATGCCTGAGGTTTGGGCATGGGGCTGTTCCCTTCACCGCctctgccagccagccagccagcacgGTGCTGTGCGGCTGTGGAACCTGGAGCTTCTTGGGCTGACAGCATGCCCGTCAGAACTGCACTGCACTAACCACAGCACTTCAGAGAAGCCACCAAAGAACTCATCACAATAACGAATGAATTAATTAGGGTATTACAGTGATTAACTTTTGCCAGTACCACTAAGTTTCAGCTGTTCAGACCCCAAAACTTCATATCCCTTTACCAAGGGGATGATAATGGAAGCTCACTTCTTCCTCTGCCGCAGACAGAAcatctcctctttcttctctgtgagaccggggcagcagcagcagtactgGGCACTCCCTGCCTGGCGAGGTAGGGGACAGCAGGTCAGAAAAGCTCTTCACTGGGGAGGCCACGCTCCCCCAGGAAAGGGGAGGCGAGCAGTGTAACACCGCTCACAGGTGGGATGACATGGATGAACAGCACCTAGAGGTGCCCAGCTTTGTCCTGGGGCCTGGGGGAATTTTTTAGACGGTTTCGCTCCCTTCTGCCCTCCACGCGTGGATACGTGTGTAGGAGAACCTTGACGgcccctctccctgcctcctcctctcGGTGAGCCCTGCTGACACAGAACAGTACGGCCCTGCGTCGCAGCCAGCACGGTGACACGGGGAGCCAGGAGCTCTCCTTCCCGGGTGGCCGTGCTGACCTGCTTGGCACCTCGGGCTGTGcagacagaaacacagctgagaCAAGGGATGGGAATCTGTTCTGCAGGAGACACGCTGGGATTAATTAGATGAGTACGGAGTTGGAAATAACGCATCAAAGATGCCTGACAACGTCAGATTAACGGTATGAGTAAACAGGCAAACGGCAATGGTGTTCATTATCTCAGCAAATAAGAAATAATCATTCCGTTGGCAAATTCTGTCCGTTAAAAAATGAGGCAGCGTTAAATGCCGACAACTTTCTAAGTTACGGCTCTTTGGCTGATATGATAAATCTGACGCAGAAGTTTGCTCGTGGAGAGCTTCGGCGTAGCATTTATTTGTGTGCCACTGTGCCAGCGATAGAACCACACATCTCCAGTGAAAGCAGCGCGGGGAGAAAAATCCATTGCCATCATTACCCTGTGACTGAGTAACTGTGCGCGCTGGATGCGGATGCAATCCACAGCACAAGGAAATGAAGGAATGAAAACCGCCTCTGGAGTTTTCTTGCTCGCTGGTGACATACATCTCCGTGCCCGCGCTCGGCAGCGCGGTGTGCCCATCACTGCTGGGCAATACAGcgagaaagggaaagggaccACACGGAGGGGCACTGCACTACAGCTCTGTGCGCGGCTACAGTTGGAATCGAACAGCCACGAGCCCACTGTAACACTTACTGCCGTGCTTAGCGAGGGGTGCGTCTCCCCAAAGTCCCCGCACGCGCTATATGCGCCCACGTTCTCGCCTGGGAAGGGGCACTCCCCGGAGCCGCTGGACAGAATTTACGCCGGTTCCGCACGGTGTGACAGCCCGACATCGGGGAGGGAAGCGCCGCCGAGCCCCCGGGCTTCCCGTGCACGGTACGGCAACAGAGCGGACGCGGGGCTGAGCCTGCCACACCTCCGGGCTCCGCGCACCATCCGAGCCCCCCTGCCCGGTGAGCTCGACCCTCCCGGCACACGCTCGCTGCCGTCCTCCCCGCTCCGACACCGCGGCGCGGCGCGACGCTCCGACACGCGCTGCGGGGAACGTCCCGCTCCGCGCCGCGGGCGGACGGACGCCGTCAGCGCTGCCGGCTGCGCTCGCCGTGGCAGACGGCTCGGCGCTGCCCTTCGCCGTGCCTCCGGCCGCTCGCGGAGTCGGAGTTTCCCGAGCCGCCCCAACTCGGATAAAACAAAGCGCGAGAGCAGGGAAGGAGCGCGGGGCCGGCGGTGCGGTGCCCCCTGCGCGCATCCCAACTGttgcgggaggcggcgggggccgCGGTTACCTTGAGGATGAGATCGGTGTGGTGCTGGTCCAGCATGTTGGCCTTGCGGAAGGAGGTGATGATCACCCGGCCGTAGCGCCCCGGCGTCTGCAGGTCGGAGTAGAGCCGGTGCTTGGAGCGGTTCACCGGGAAGAGGCTGTCCACCAGGTTCCGCTCGATCTTGGCCAGGCTGTGGGTGGGGGCCAGGAGGTGCTCCACGCTCTCCTCCACCTGGTAGCGGCTGAAGCTGGCGCCCAGCAGGATGGAGATGAGCACGGGCGCCGAAGCGAAGAACACCGGGTGGCTGGCGACGAAGTGGCCGAGCCGGGAGAAGGACGTCCCCAGCCCCCTGTGCAAGACCTGCCGCAACATCCTAGTGCGGATGGCGCGCAGGAGGGCGAGCGCCGCGCCGGGGCCCCCGCGGCTCCCCCACGGCCCCCGCAAGACCATGGGGCGGCCCCGCCGGGCGCCGCCTCCCCGCCGGCCGCGGCTGCGGGGGGCCGGGGGCCGCCGCCGCGCGTCTGCGTGCGGCCGTGCGGGGCGCGCCGCCTCCCTCCCGCCTGCGCGCGCGGGGCAGCCGAGCCGCTCCTGCCTGTGGCCGCCGGGCGGCCGCGCGGACCGCGGGGaagggaggcgggggggggggggccgccccgccgccgccgcccctgGCCGCGGGCAGCGGCCGGCGCCGCtcgccgctccccgcccccgCCGCGGAGTTggcgcgggcgcggggccgcccgcaGAGTGCTGACTAATCCCCCggccgcggcgggcggggcgggcgcggaCAACCCTCCGCGGCGCCCCCGCCGCCGGCGCCCTCCGCCGAGGGGCCACGCCGGGCGGCGCCTCCCGCCGGGGCCGCGCTCGGGacgccgcgccgcgccccgccccgcccggctgccgcccggccccgcccgccgcgccgccaCATCCCCGCCCGCCTCGGCGAGCCCGGGCGGCCCCGacgggcggcggggggcggccgctCTCCGCGGAGGACGCCGAGGGCGCTTCGCGGGAGCCCTCCgcccgcggagccgccgccgggCGCGGACGGAGCGCCCTCGGCCGCTTCGGGGTGCCCGACGGCGCGCCCCGCTGCCCGGCAGCCCCCGGCCTCAGGCGGCAGAGTGGGCATGTGCGGCGCGTTCCGCACATGCCCATTAGGGAGGCCGAGAGCCTGCGGCGGGGCCGCGCTTGCCCGGGCTGCCGTAGCCGGGACCCCCGGACAGCCCCCGGACAGCTCCGGGCGCCGGCGGTGCCTCCCGGCGCGGGGCGCGATCTCCCTCTAAAGCACATGTTGAGCTTAACGACCAGAGCGGGCGAAAACGTGTGTTTCTGACGAGGGGCAGGAGGCTGTTCGGGTTCCTGGCGCTCGTCAGCTGCCCCCGGCTTTTAGGTGTCAGCTCGGCGGTGCTGCTGTGAGGGCCCAGCTCCTGCCCGGCCTGCTGCGTGCCGGTGGGCGAAGGGGAAGTTGCAGTCTGAGGGCGTTACGCCTTTTAACGCTGTGTGAGCAGCAGCGGCTCTCTGGTGCGGTTACTGCCGGGCTGACTGACATCGTCCCTCCCTGTACATCTCTACAGTGTCTGACCCGAGATCGTGTTGTCGTATAAAAAGCTGCCTTGCCACCCTACCCACATCTTCCTTCACAGCAAGGTCACGCTTGAAAACTAGACCTGTGTTCCATAGCTTCCAATGCTGCCAGTGAGGGATGGTCtgactgagcagagctgggctgtggcCACCAGTGTCCCCTGGCTCTCCCAGTTCACCATGTCCCAGCCCAGTGGGTGCATGCCTTGTGCTCCTTGTCATTATCAGCTCACAAAGAGCGCTTGTCATCACTACTGGCAGTGTCATATTGCTTTTGGTCTCCATTAATTGACTTTTATCATTACTCAAAATGAAGGGGGCTATTAATTATTTCAGCAGGCAGCCATTCCTCCACAGCAACCTCAGCAAAGCCAAGGCAAggagctggcagccagcacagccctcagggTTGATGCTGAGGCTGGGGTCTGCAGGCCGGCCTGGGTTGTAGGGAGCAGCCCCGTCCCTGCTGAGCACCCCCAGGCTCCGCCTGTCTTCTGCATGGAGTGGGAGGGCAGGATTTCCATCGTGTCTGTGTGCCACTCCTCTATACAGCTTTGAATGGCGCTTTACAAAATAGGTAATGATGTCTCATTGCTCTGGAGAGTTCCCAAACTAAATTAAGGAGAGAAGAATGGGAAGAGATGACCATCCAATGAGGTGCAGGTGCTGGGGAGCGGGATAAGGAGGGGGAGGGCAATGTGATTATGTCCTTTCAAAGCAAATGCCTCAGGGCAGCCACTTTTGGGGACAGTGTAAAAGGGAGATGGAGAAAGGCGTGACTCATAGAGACAGCATCTGCGCAGGGTTGCTCCTGAGAGCAGAACGCTTCTCTCAGACCTGTTCAAGGAGACAGATGCTCGGTAGCTCCCTGTGACTTAGCACTACTaaccccttcctcctcccttcccaaaGGGGTCCTGtggaagaaaaagctgagaagtgCTGGAGGAGGGGTTCCTGATGGGTGACTTCAGAGGGcctctgggaaaggaaaggtggcGGAGCAGCTGGGATGGCCGCAGGAGGTATGCAGAGAACCGGGCTTTTGTGCTTGAGGAACCAGAGGAGGTATTTTAGGAGTGTGCGCGTTGGATTTAGCGCTGTGACTGGGGAATGATTTttgcagcagagcactgagcgATGTGTGGTGTAGGTTCCAGCTGGAGTTTGGAGAGAACAAGGTTACCCGCAGTGAGGAGATGGGTAACAAAGTCTCCTTTGTTTTTGAGAAGGAGCTAAAAGAAAAGATTCCCAAGGAGACCGGGATGCAAaccttttttttcactgaagttcCCCGTATTATGTTCATTTGTACCTGTAGAAAGTCTGGGTGATGACGTGTTGAGCCGTTCTGCTTTGTGCCAAGGGATCAGAATGCCAAGAGGCCAGCCCAAGATGGCTGGGGAAAGCAGCAATTCTTATCTTATCTTCCAACCATGCTCTGCATGCTATTTCTTGGCCTTAGGCCTGGGACCTGGGCCAGCACCAATTAAACTGGTGAGGGCACAGACAAGGTTAATGACAAAGTTAATCTCCCATCGCTGATTGGTGAGGGAACCTCAGGACTGGTTGGtggtttttgtctgtttgcagTTAACAGGAGAGCAGAGTTGAAGGTCTCCCTAATTCCAGGCCGGACCCTGTTGCAGAAGGAAGATTACCCAAAAGTACTGATCTCTTCACTGATAGGTACAGCAGAAGGACGGCCATTTGCTTATACTGAAAAGGGCGTTACGGAAACACCACAGGAAATTGTAGGTTGGTCTTAGTGCAAATAATAGTTTAATAAATCATCCATGGCCAAGGGGTGGCCACGCGTGTTGTCACCCGCACTCACAGATTTCATTGCCAG of the Gallus gallus isolate bGalGal1 chromosome 1, bGalGal1.mat.broiler.GRCg7b, whole genome shotgun sequence genome contains:
- the LOC107049245 gene encoding uncharacterized protein LOC107049245, translated to MRMQSTAQGNEGMKTASGVFLLAGDIHLRARARQRGVPITAGQYSEKGKGTTRRGTALQLCARLQLESNSHEPTVTLTAVLSEGCVSPKSPHALYAPTFSPGKGHSPEPLDRIYAGSARCDSPTSGREAPPSPRASRARLDPLLDIQDQWKSEKVSCIWNEPVPQRPGPLSCHGCWKEAVTEQSRSRQGKKRKHFLNPLPLVLTGQHVTGQHSTYM